In one Pseudoliparis swirei isolate HS2019 ecotype Mariana Trench chromosome 23, NWPU_hadal_v1, whole genome shotgun sequence genomic region, the following are encoded:
- the LOC130188936 gene encoding pyruvate dehydrogenase (acetyl-transferring) kinase isozyme 2, mitochondrial-like isoform X2, with product MAGKMRLVRSLVKTAARVNVPEHVDHFSKFSPSPLSMKQFVDFGSTNACERTSFVFLRQELPVRLSNIMKEIAVLPARLLVTPSVRMLHSWYSQSLMEILEFLDQNPDDHRVLGTFVEVLESIRNRHNEVVPTMAQGVIEYKDALSRHDPVTDHSIQYFLDRFYTSRISIRMLINQHTLVFNGNTNPAHPNTIGCIDSMCDVSEVVRSERSEGVTAV from the exons ATGGCGGGTAAAATGAGGCTCGTCCGGTCGCTGGTGAAGACGGCGGCGCGCGTGAACGTGCCCGAGCACGTCGACCACTTCTCCAagttctccccctctcccctgtcCATGAAGCAGTTCGTGGATTTCG GCTCCACCAACGCCTGCGAGCGCACGTCGTTTGTCTTCCTGCGCCAGGAGCTTCCCGTCCGCCTGTCCAACATCATGAAGGAGATCGCGGTGCTGCCGGCCCGGCTGCTGGTCACGCCCTCGGTCCGGATGCTGCACAGCTG GTACTCCCAGAGCCTGATGGAGATCCTGGAGTTCCTGGACCAGAACCCCGATGACCACAGAGTCCTCGGCAC GTTCGTGGAGGTCTTGGAGTCCATCAGGAACCGGCACAACGAGGTGGTCCCCACCATGGCTCAGGGGGTCATCGAGTACAAGGACGCGTTGAGCCGGCACGACCCCGTCACCGACCACAGCATCCAGTACTTCCTGGACCGCTTCTACACCAGCCGCATCTCCATCCGCATGCTCATCAACcagcaca CTCTCGTCTTCAACGGCAACACAAACCCCGCCCACCCCAACACGATTGGCTGCATCGACTCCATGTGCGACGTGTCGGAGGTTGTGCGAAgtgagaggagtgagggagtcACGGCGGTTTAG
- the LOC130188936 gene encoding pyruvate dehydrogenase (acetyl-transferring) kinase isozyme 2, mitochondrial-like isoform X1 has protein sequence MAGKMRLVRSLVKTAARVNVPEHVDHFSKFSPSPLSMKQFVDFGSTNACERTSFVFLRQELPVRLSNIMKEIAVLPARLLVTPSVRMLHSWYSQSLMEILEFLDQNPDDHRVLGTFVEVLESIRNRHNEVVPTMAQGVIEYKDALSRHDPVTDHSIQYFLDRFYTSRISIRMLINQHTLVFNGNTNPAHPNTIGCIDSMCDVSEVVRNAYESAKLLCQQYYLGAPELELRQMNANSSREPIQLSYVPSHLYHMLFELFKNAMRATIENHEASRTLPPIKVMVALGGEDLSIQMSDRGGGVPFRKTERLFSYMYSTAPRPSMGDKHRAPLAGFGYGLPISRLYTRYFQGDLQLYSMEGHGTDAVVYLKALSTDSVERLPVFNKTTLRHYQLSLEADDWCVPSKEPLDLAVYRAAK, from the exons ATGGCGGGTAAAATGAGGCTCGTCCGGTCGCTGGTGAAGACGGCGGCGCGCGTGAACGTGCCCGAGCACGTCGACCACTTCTCCAagttctccccctctcccctgtcCATGAAGCAGTTCGTGGATTTCG GCTCCACCAACGCCTGCGAGCGCACGTCGTTTGTCTTCCTGCGCCAGGAGCTTCCCGTCCGCCTGTCCAACATCATGAAGGAGATCGCGGTGCTGCCGGCCCGGCTGCTGGTCACGCCCTCGGTCCGGATGCTGCACAGCTG GTACTCCCAGAGCCTGATGGAGATCCTGGAGTTCCTGGACCAGAACCCCGATGACCACAGAGTCCTCGGCAC GTTCGTGGAGGTCTTGGAGTCCATCAGGAACCGGCACAACGAGGTGGTCCCCACCATGGCTCAGGGGGTCATCGAGTACAAGGACGCGTTGAGCCGGCACGACCCCGTCACCGACCACAGCATCCAGTACTTCCTGGACCGCTTCTACACCAGCCGCATCTCCATCCGCATGCTCATCAACcagcaca CTCTCGTCTTCAACGGCAACACAAACCCCGCCCACCCCAACACGATTGGCTGCATCGACTCCATGTGCGACGTGTCGGAGGTTGTGCGAA ATGCCTATGAGAGCGCTAAGCTGCTGTGTCAGCAGTATTACCTGGGAGCACCAGAGCTGGAGCTGAGGCAGATGAATG CCAACAGCAGCAGAGAGCCCATCCAGCTCTCGTACGTCCCCTCTCACCTCTACCACATGCTCTTTGAGCTCTTCAAG AATGCCATGAGGGCGACCATTGAGAACCACGAGGCCAGCAGGACCCTCCCCCCCATCAAGGTCATGGTGGCTCTCGGTGGAGAGGACCTGTCAATCCAG ATGAGCGACAGAGGAGGCGGCGTTCCCTTCAGGAAGACGGAGCGTCTGTTCAGCTACATGTACTCCACGGCGCCCAGACCCTCCATGGGAGACAAGCACAGAGCGCCACTG gcgggGTTTGGCTACGGTCTGCCCATCTCTCGCCTCTACACTCGCTACTTCCAGGGAGACCTGCAGCTCTACTCCATGGAGGGCCACGGCACCGACGCCGTCGTGTACCtgaag GCGTTGTCCACGGACTCGGTGGAGAGGCTGCCGGTGTTCAACAAGACGACTCTGCGTCACTACCAGCTGAGTCTGGAGGCGGACGATTGGTGCGTTCCCTCCAAGGAGCCGCTGGACCTCGCCGTGTACCGCGCCGCCAAGTGA
- the LOC130189331 gene encoding proline-rich protein 15-like protein A: protein MAEPSPSWWKMSFLRKRSQPRVLYEIPAEFVSNAGAAAQHGPVAAAAGAAAARPEDEARLERIVDKTAASKGRQVKVSHSGRFKEKKKVRATLAENPEMFPGCEPARDENQRAGK, encoded by the coding sequence ATGGCGGAGCCGTCTCCAAGTTGGTGGAAGATGTCTTTCCTGAGGAAGAGATCCCAGCCCAGGGtcctgtacgagatccccgccGAGTTTGTTTCCAACGCCGGCGCCGCGGCCCAGCACGGACCGGTCGCCGCCGCCgcaggagccgccgccgcccgacCCGAGGATGAGGCCCGGCTGGAGAGGATCGTGGATAAGACCGCGGCGAGCAAAGGGCGCCAGGTCAAGGTGTCTCACTCCGGGAGGttcaaggagaagaagaaagtgcgAGCCACGCTGGCCGAGAACCCCGAGATGTTTCCCGGGTGCGAGCCGGCGAGAGATGAGAACCAGCGCGCCGGGAAGTGA